Sequence from the Fibrobacter sp. UWH4 genome:
TAACGAATCCCATTCGTCATACGTGGGTAAATGCCAATTTTCAGGACAAACTTCCATAGCTGCATTCCAAGAATAGAGGCGACCATATGCCGCACAATTAACGGGATCGTCATCGTAGCACCAGCTACTGTCTACCGAATAGTTCAGATTTTCCGCCATCCAGGTCTGCGAACCGATAGTCACCGTCCTGTATGTCTGACCATCGCAAGAGTCTAACAAGATATTGTCAGTATTATCAGAAGAGGAAGACTCTCCAATATGTGAATCACTTGATTTCTCTATTTCATCTTTTATGCTGGAAGAACTCAATGCGACCGATGAGGACGATTCTTTATCGCTAGAAGAAGAGTTTGTCTTGTCCACACTACTACTGGATTCACCGCTATCACTCTGAACGGAGGAGGAAGACTCTTCTTTGTTAATTTCTTGAACGTGTGAATCTAGGGAATCTGCGTTTATCCATTTACCCTTTGTGCAGACAAAGTCGGACTTTTCGTCCTTGACAAAGACAGAATCACCCTCAAGATCATCGGAACAAGCCCCCAAGTCATCAACGGACGATACAAATTCAACTTTTTCAGGAGAGCCACTACTGCCGCTATCGCCACCACAAGCGAATAGAAGTGCGCAACTAGAAATTGCCACACTAGCCTTTAGCAAGTTTTCAATGATGTTTTTTGCATCCGTTTTCTTGTTCCAAGCCATGACCGCCTCCATCATTAAGCACCTATGGAGTTCGCCCCAATCGCAAAGAATCCTGCCATATTTTGTATGAATACAAAAAAGGCGCGAGTCGTTGCATTTACCAAAGTGAGGCTGTGCAATGCCTAAGAACGATAAACGCAAACGACCCACGCCCCATAAGGGCTGTTGCCCCTTGGCCATACGACCAAAGACCGACATAAAAATCGGTACGACAAACTGAAGTATACCGCAAAACGGCATACCTGCGTGAGCGTTCGCCCTGTCCTCGTTCTTTTGAAACTTGCACATTTCACTTTGAGAACAAGAGCAAAACTCTTTTACCCCTAAAAAATAATTTAAAAATAGGCAAATAGAACAAAAAATTTACAAGAAAACACATTATTTGACGAAATAACGCATTTTTTCAATAATCAACTAAAGCGCTCATCCAATTTGGAGTAAAATTGCATGTAATTCCTTGATTATTCAAAGCCAGGCGTTGCGGGCTGGCGTCTGAAGCCCGCATAGAAGGGGTAGCGGAAGACCCGGCTAGGGCGGGTTTAATAGGAGATGCCCGACCAAGTCGGGCATGACACCAGGGAGGGGTCGGGGCTGTAGCGAGGGGAAGACATGCCCCTCTTATTTAAAACTTTTGTATATTACCTCCTAACAGGCACTGGCAGCGGAATTCCGTCTGCAAGCCTTGACTGACGAATAAGTCGGCTTTTTGGTATATCCCCAATAATTGTTGGGGTTTAGTATATCCAAAGGCCGACTTTTTTTGTTTATAGGAGCAAAATTTGTTTATAGGAGCAAAAAAAATGAAAGAAACCGAAGAAAAAGGTGAAATCGTCCTTTACCAGCCGGAAGGTGAAGTCCGCTTGGAGGTGCGTGTTGAAAACGAGACGGTCTGGCTCACGCAGGCACAGATGGCACGATTATTCGAGAGAGACCGTTCCGTTATTGCAAAGCACATCAAAAACGCGTTCAATGAAGGCGAATTAGATTCCAAAGTGGTATGTGCAAATTTTGCACATACCACTCCGCATGGCGCAATCAAAGGGAAAACACAATCTTCGGAAGTCGTCCTATATAATTTAGATGTCATCATTTCCGTCGGCTATCGAGTCAAGTCCATTGCAGGAACACGTTTTCGCCAGTGGGCAAATAAAATCCTGAAAGACTACATGCTCAAAGGTTATGCCGTAAATCAACGAATGGTTGCGACTGGAATGCAGATCGCCAATCAGTTTCAGGAACAACGGCAATTAATTGAAAACCAGGGAACGAAACTCGAAAATGTGGACAATCGTCTTTCGACCGTTGAAAAACATATTGATTTCTTTGTCAAAGCCGTCCAAACACCCACAGGAGGCATCC
This genomic interval carries:
- a CDS encoding virulence RhuM family protein — its product is MKETEEKGEIVLYQPEGEVRLEVRVENETVWLTQAQMARLFERDRSVIAKHIKNAFNEGELDSKVVCANFAHTTPHGAIKGKTQSSEVVLYNLDVIISVGYRVKSIAGTRFRQWANKILKDYMLKGYAVNQRMVATGMQIANQFQEQRQLIENQGTKLENVDNRLSTVEKHIDFFVKAVQTPTGGILATGTRFDGLVLIADLVKSAKRSVVFIDPYANLDVLKFAAMRAKDVKAVIYSAHITPEFKAAKDMHNKQYPGLELKTMRTIHDRFLLVDDTVYHFGASFKDMGNEMTAFSVLNFVTPEEVISKIQASMKGK